A region of the candidate division WOR-3 bacterium genome:
CTCAAGAGGCAAATTCTTCTTAATTTCGGCGAGCTCGCTCTTCGAAAAGCCAAAATTGTACAATAAAGTGAAATGACCCAAGTTATTGCTATAAAAAGCGCAATTCTCTATCTTTACAATTTCTCTAAGGTATTCCCTTGACACATCAAAGATTTTTAGAAGACTTGACTCGCTTAAAATGTTCTCTGCGAGATCCTTAACAAAAAGCAGAGCCTTCAACCTTTTTTCTGAATCTTCACGATATTTCAGTAATTTCAAAACGCTGGTGAGATAAGGAATAAGAGACCTTAAAAGCCTAACCTCTGCTTGCGTATATGGCGGAAATCCATAATATCGCCCAAGATAGATCATACCGAAGAGTTTATTGTCTACGAAAAGAGGAACTATCATGACCCTTTCAACTTTGTAATAGTCCACAAATTGTTTCAAGATTCTCGGTTCATTTTTAGCATCATTAATAACAACTATATCTTTTTTCTCAAGCACCTGAGAAGCTGCTGTCTCCGGTGTAAGTGGAAAGTTGAACACGCCCTCGATGACCACATCTCCATGAAGAGAAAAGTCCATATAACCCTTACCCCTACCTAAAAGATAATTAGTTACTTCATCGTAAACGGTGATACCTCCGATTGTCGAAGAAGTGATTTGGCAAAGGTGTTCTATGATTTCATTATAAATTTCGTCAAATTCCTTAACCATAGTAACCTTGTGCACAAACTCGTCAACAACACTCTGAAGGTACTCAGATTCAGAAATGGTCAATATAAGCTTTGCAAACCCTTTATGAATATTCAACCACTTTACCAATCGTTCATCAGTTCCTTCAAAAGTAATAATTAAAGCACTTGGCGTATCAAGAAAGGCTACTTTATCATCAAAGGCAAAAATCTCGGGTATCTCGCCAGTCAATCCTATAAAATGTTGACGGTAAGGTGACTCATACACATTGTAATAGAACTCAACTCCCTTTGCCTGAGGTACAGCTTCTTTTAACAACGACTCAAAACTCAACAAAACCTTATTCTCACTCATGTGAAAATTATAATAAGCAAAGACAAGAAAATCAAAACGTAAAGAATTCATCCAAATATCCTCTACAATACCTCCTTACAAAGTCCT
Encoded here:
- a CDS encoding HD domain-containing phosphohydrolase is translated as MSENKVLLSFESLLKEAVPQAKGVEFYYNVYESPYRQHFIGLTGEIPEIFAFDDKVAFLDTPSALIITFEGTDERLVKWLNIHKGFAKLILTISESEYLQSVVDEFVHKVTMVKEFDEIYNEIIEHLCQITSSTIGGITVYDEVTNYLLGRGKGYMDFSLHGDVVIEGVFNFPLTPETAASQVLEKKDIVVINDAKNEPRILKQFVDYYKVERVMIVPLFVDNKLFGMIYLGRYYGFPPYTQAEVRLLRSLIPYLTSVLKLLKYREDSEKRLKALLFVKDLAENILSESSLLKIFDVSREYLREIVKIENCAFYSNNLGHFTLLYNFGFSKSELAEIKKNLPLEEEAKGEGEVCTTCLKNADLNYKVLLTVSFSIENHNYLAILGSRIKEKLTDEDQELIKVLFSSVKVASKNLFLYEKSVEALDKIIEILSQLESKKDYFTANHSKDVAEFALRVAEALNLPADEKKNIYVAGLLHDIGKVVVERAILLKDGPLNSVEWDEIRNHPYVGKEILKSIPGLEKTALYVETHHERYDGKGYPNGLKGEEIPLGGRILCISDAVVTMLSDRPYRKALNKEQVIFELIKESGKQFDPQLVKVVVNILEQENV